Within Triticum urartu cultivar G1812 unplaced genomic scaffold, Tu2.1 TuUngrouped_contig_10430, whole genome shotgun sequence, the genomic segment CCATTAATTATTGATCCGCACCTTGTCTTATCTTTCTTGTGTGCTCTTTGATTAATTAGATGGTTCGGTGAGTTCTTCATTGGGCGCCATGAGACCCCTTGTTGAGAAGCTTGGCATACTGCTAGCTCCTGCTCAGGAACACTACAAGAGGTTGCCCAAGAGGATCAAGGAGGGGGTGCACCTTCTCAAGGATGATGTTGAGGTGATAAGCTCCTACCTTGATGAACTGTCAGAGTTGGAGGACCCTCCCCCGGTGGCCATATGCTGGATGAATGAGGCACGCGATTTGTCTTACGATATGGTAGATTACATTGACAGCTTATTATTTGTGCCGCCTGACCGTTTCATCAAAAAGAGGCTTAAGTGGTACAAACAAATTGCATTCATAGCGCAGGTGTCAGAACATGGTACCAAGACCAGTAAAATCATTCATGTTAATGTCCCTCGTCTTCCCAGTAAGCCCAAGATTGCAGAAACAATATCGGAATTCAGGATCTATGTCCAGGAGGCTTTTGAACGGCACGACAGGTATAAGCTCCAGTGTTGCAGCACCTTGAGGAGGCGTAGATTCTTGTCCGCTGGCAGTATGCTTCCAATGCCCTATGATGAAGTTGCACAAATTGTAATCGATGGGCGTATGAATGAGTTTATCTGCTCACTGGCCGCTAATGATACGGCAGGTCAGCAGCAGCTCAAGGTGGTATCTGTTCTTGGATCTGGGTGTCTTGGTAAAACTACACTTGCCAATGTGTTGTATGAAAGAATTGAGATGCAATTCGAATGCAGAGCTTTCATCCGAGTGTCCAGAAAGTCTGATATGAAGAGACTTTTCAGTGACTTGTTCTCGCAACTCCACAAGAAGCAGCCACTACCTGCCAGCTGTAATGAGCTTGGCATCAGCGACAATACCAGCAAACATCTGCAACATAAAAGGTACTGTTAACCCAGTTTCCTTATGCTATTTATTTTAGTTTATGTTAACCCAGCATATATCAATTTTACTGATGTGCCTGATgcaatacacacacacacacacacacacacacacacacacacacacacacactaatgTGCGTGGATTCTTGGCATGCAGGTATCTAATTGTTATTGATGATTTGTGGGATGCATCAGTGTGGGATATTATTAAATATGCTTTTCCAAATGGAAACTGTGGCAGCAGAATAATAATAACTACACAGATTGAAGATGTTGCATTAACATGTTGCTGTGATCATACAGAGCATGTTTTCGAGATGAAACCTCTCGATGATGCTCACTCAAGAATGCTATTCTTTAACAGGCTTTTTGGTTCGGAAAATGACTGTCCAGCAGAATTCAAACAAGTTTCAAACGAAATTATTGATATATGTGGTGGTTTGCCACTAGCGACAATGAACATAGCTAGTCATTTGGCGAACCAGCAAACAGCAGTTTCACTGGATTTGCTTACATACATACGTGATTCGTTGAGATCCCATTTGTGGTCAAGTTCTACTTCAGAAAGAACGAGACAAGTACTGACACTCAGCTACAATAATCTCCCTCATTATCTGAAGACATGTTTGTTGTATCTTCACATGTATCCAGAGGGCTCCATAATCTGGAAGGATGATCTTTCGATGCAATGGGTAGCTGAAGCCTCCATCGTTACACAAAAAGGGAAAGGGCAATATCAAGACCGGTTGAAGAAAGCTGCAGGAATCTGTTTTGATGAACTTATTGATAGAAGATTCATCCAACCTTCATATATCAACTACAACAATGAGGTATTGTCCTGTACGGTCCATGATGTAGTACGTGAACTTATTGCACACAAGTCTGCAGAAGAGAATTTCATTGTGGTAGTAGACTACAATCGAAAGAATATAGCACTTTCCCATAAGGTTCGCCGACTATCTCTCATCTTTGGTGATGCAAAATATGCCAAGACACCAGAAAACATCACAAAGTCACAGGTTCGATCACTCAGATTTTTTGGATTATTCGACTGTATGCCTTGTATTAGAGATTTCAAGGTTCTTCGTGTCCTAAATCTTCAACTATCTGGTCATTGTGGCCTCCATGACCCCATAGACCTCACTGGGATTTCAGAGCTGTTTCAGCTAAGATATTTGAAGATTGCAAGTGATGTTTGCATAAAACTACCAAACCATATACGAGGGCTGCAATGTTTGGAAACGCTGGATGTTATGGATGCAACAAGAGTCACTGCTATTCCATGGGATATTATACATCTCCCACACTTGTTCCACCTGGCTCTTCCGGTTGACACAAATCTGCTAGGCACCATGACTGATTCCGTCGTCAGTCTGTGGAGCCTTTGCAAGCTGAACTACCTGCAAGATCTTTATCTTACCATTTCTTCTACACCTTGTTCTGGCCATCCGGAGAAAAACATGGAATCTCTAGGCTCTTTACTAGAAGGACATGGCAGCCTGAAAAATATAGTCGTGTCTCATGGCCCATCGGTTAAAGATATTGTGGTTCCCGGTGCCTCAAAAGTAATCATTTCCTGGGATGACTTGGagcctccccctcttctccaGAGATTTGAATGCTCGCCACACAGCTGCGTCATATTTTCCCAAATTCCTAAATGGCTTAAAGAACTTGGTAACCTGTGCATTCTGAAGATGGCAGTAATGGAACTGCAGATGAGTTCTGTTGATATTCTCAGAGGATTGCCTGCCCTCATTGATCTGTCGCTGTATGTGCAGTGGGCACCAGGTGAAAGGATCATCTTTGACAAGGCGGCCGGGTTCTCAGTTCTCAAGTACTTCAAATTGAGGTGCACAAGTGGTATCCCGTGGCTAAAATTTGAGGCGGATGCAATGCCTAATCTCTGGAAGCTCACGCTAGGTTTCAATGCCATTCCCCGAATGGACCAACATCAACTAATCCGCATCGAGCATATGCCAGACCTTAAAGAGATCTCCGTAAAATTTGGGGGTGCAGCTGCTCATATAGAGTATGCCGTGAGGTCTGTCGTTAGTAATCATCCAAGAAATCCTACAATCAACATGCAATTGGTGAATTCTAGTTCCTATGGTGATGAAAGCACAGAACAGAGCCTTCCAATAAACTGGGCTCCCGAGTCATGTGCGGCCGATGCGGTTGCTGATGTGGAGCCACTCCGTCGCCTCTCTGACAACCTCGCCACAGCCTTCCACTCACCGGATGACTTCGCCTTCCTTGCCGATATGTGCATTGCCATGCCCGGCGCGCCCGACCTGCACGTGCACCGCTACATGCTCTCTGTGCGGAGTCCCTTCCTCCACGCATTCTTCGCACGCCGTGCCTCTGTGGAGGGCAACAGGTTGGAACTCTGGGAACTTCTGGGCGAGAAGGTGGAGGTCGGGTATGAGGCACTGCAGCTAGTGCTCGAGTACCTGTACAGCGCCCGCTTCCATGTCCTTCCCAGGCCGGCATGTGTCTGCGTCGACATGGATGGTTGCGCGCACGTCAGCTGCCACCCCGTCATCTCCTTCATGGTGCAGGTCCTCTTTGTTACATTCACCTTCCAGATCACCGAGCTCACCAACTACTTCCAGGTTCATATCAGATGACTATTATGCTTGCTGGGATGCGTATTGCTAAGACGTTTTAATGCTATATATGGATCCCCATCATATCTTTTAACCTGAAATTCTTTAATTTCAATGCTTTTACAAAGTAGTGATAAAGCATTACGTCCGTGCTGAATTTAATTGTATTCGTTAAATTGGTgaagttttttttaaaacaaaTTGGTGAAGTTCAAACGGGTGCTAGGACATGCTGAGTTGTTTGGAGATCCCTACCAGGGTGCAATTTCCACTTATTAGGTTCAACAATCAAGACTCCTTTCTTACTTGGTTTGATGTAG encodes:
- the LOC125526540 gene encoding disease resistance protein RGA5-like isoform X2; the protein is MDLTEKDKEEPTRQLLDPIRITGKKDDDRILEEDYNSFLLDDPTTATVSDPVIESSAKNEVEQSGAQLPVLEDISRLFDGSVSSSLGAMRPLVEKLGILLAPAQEHYKRLPKRIKEGVHLLKDDVEVISSYLDELSELEDPPPVAICWMNEARDLSYDMVDYIDSLLFVPPDRFIKKRLKWYKQIAFIAQVSEHGTKTSKIIHVNVPRLPSKPKIAETISEFRIYVQEAFERHDRYKLQCCSTLRRRRFLSAGSMLPMPYDEVAQIVIDGRMNEFICSLAANDTAGQQQLKVVSVLGSGCLGKTTLANVLYERIEMQFECRAFIRVSRKSDMKRLFSDLFSQLHKKQPLPASCNELGISDNTSKHLQHKRYLIVIDDLWDASVWDIIKYAFPNGNCGSRIIITTQIEDVALTCCCDHTEHVFEMKPLDDAHSRMLFFNRLFGSENDCPAEFKQVSNEIIDICGGLPLATMNIASHLANQQTAVSLDLLTYIRDSLRSHLWSSSTSERTRQVLTLSYNNLPHYLKTCLLYLHMYPEGSIIWKDDLSMQWVAEASIVTQKGKGQYQDRLKKAAGICFDELIDRRFIQPSYINYNNEVLSCTVHDVVRELIAHKSAEENFIVVVDYNRKNIALSHKVRRLSLIFGDAKYAKTPENITKSQVRSLRFFGLFDCMPCIRDFKVLRVLNLQLSGHCGLHDPIDLTGISELFQLRYLKIASDVCIKLPNHIRGLQCLETLDVMDATRVTAIPWDIIHLPHLFHLALPVDTNLLGTMTDSVVSLWSLCKLNYLQDLYLTISSTPCSGHPEKNMESLGSLLEGHGSLKNIVVSHGPSVKDIVVPGASKVIISWDDLEPPPLLQRFECSPHSCVIFSQIPKWLKELGNLCILKMAVMELQMSSVDILRGLPALIDLSLYVQWAPGERIIFDKAAGFSVLKYFKLRCTSGIPWLKFEADAMPNLWKLTLGFNAIPRMDQHQLIRIEHMPDLKEISVKFGGAAAHIEYAVRSVVSNHPRNPTINMQLVNSSSYGDESTEQSLPINWAPESCAADAVADVEPLRRLSDNLATAFHSPDDFAFLADMCIAMPGAPDLHVHRYMLSVRSPFLHAFFARRASVEGNRLELWELLGEKVEVGYEALQLVLEYLYSARFHVLPRPACVCVDMDGCAHVSCHPVISFMVQVLFVTFTFQITELTNYFQVHIR
- the LOC125526540 gene encoding disease resistance protein RGA5-like isoform X1, whose amino-acid sequence is MDLTEKDKEEPSRKRRETRKVLDPVRIAGKKRRNNDDRILEEDYKNVLIDNPTTATVSDPVIESSAKNEVEQSGAQLPVLEDISRLFDGSVSSSLGAMRPLVEKLGILLAPAQEHYKRLPKRIKEGVHLLKDDVEVISSYLDELSELEDPPPVAICWMNEARDLSYDMVDYIDSLLFVPPDRFIKKRLKWYKQIAFIAQVSEHGTKTSKIIHVNVPRLPSKPKIAETISEFRIYVQEAFERHDRYKLQCCSTLRRRRFLSAGSMLPMPYDEVAQIVIDGRMNEFICSLAANDTAGQQQLKVVSVLGSGCLGKTTLANVLYERIEMQFECRAFIRVSRKSDMKRLFSDLFSQLHKKQPLPASCNELGISDNTSKHLQHKRYLIVIDDLWDASVWDIIKYAFPNGNCGSRIIITTQIEDVALTCCCDHTEHVFEMKPLDDAHSRMLFFNRLFGSENDCPAEFKQVSNEIIDICGGLPLATMNIASHLANQQTAVSLDLLTYIRDSLRSHLWSSSTSERTRQVLTLSYNNLPHYLKTCLLYLHMYPEGSIIWKDDLSMQWVAEASIVTQKGKGQYQDRLKKAAGICFDELIDRRFIQPSYINYNNEVLSCTVHDVVRELIAHKSAEENFIVVVDYNRKNIALSHKVRRLSLIFGDAKYAKTPENITKSQVRSLRFFGLFDCMPCIRDFKVLRVLNLQLSGHCGLHDPIDLTGISELFQLRYLKIASDVCIKLPNHIRGLQCLETLDVMDATRVTAIPWDIIHLPHLFHLALPVDTNLLGTMTDSVVSLWSLCKLNYLQDLYLTISSTPCSGHPEKNMESLGSLLEGHGSLKNIVVSHGPSVKDIVVPGASKVIISWDDLEPPPLLQRFECSPHSCVIFSQIPKWLKELGNLCILKMAVMELQMSSVDILRGLPALIDLSLYVQWAPGERIIFDKAAGFSVLKYFKLRCTSGIPWLKFEADAMPNLWKLTLGFNAIPRMDQHQLIRIEHMPDLKEISVKFGGAAAHIEYAVRSVVSNHPRNPTINMQLVNSSSYGDESTEQSLPINWAPESCAADAVADVEPLRRLSDNLATAFHSPDDFAFLADMCIAMPGAPDLHVHRYMLSVRSPFLHAFFARRASVEGNRLELWELLGEKVEVGYEALQLVLEYLYSARFHVLPRPACVCVDMDGCAHVSCHPVISFMVQVLFVTFTFQITELTNYFQVHIR
- the LOC125526540 gene encoding disease resistance protein RGA5-like isoform X4; this encodes MLPMPYDEVAQIVIDGRMNEFICSLAANDTAGQQQLKVVSVLGSGCLGKTTLANVLYERIEMQFECRAFIRVSRKSDMKRLFSDLFSQLHKKQPLPASCNELGISDNTSKHLQHKRYLIVIDDLWDASVWDIIKYAFPNGNCGSRIIITTQIEDVALTCCCDHTEHVFEMKPLDDAHSRMLFFNRLFGSENDCPAEFKQVSNEIIDICGGLPLATMNIASHLANQQTAVSLDLLTYIRDSLRSHLWSSSTSERTRQVLTLSYNNLPHYLKTCLLYLHMYPEGSIIWKDDLSMQWVAEASIVTQKGKGQYQDRLKKAAGICFDELIDRRFIQPSYINYNNEVLSCTVHDVVRELIAHKSAEENFIVVVDYNRKNIALSHKVRRLSLIFGDAKYAKTPENITKSQVRSLRFFGLFDCMPCIRDFKVLRVLNLQLSGHCGLHDPIDLTGISELFQLRYLKIASDVCIKLPNHIRGLQCLETLDVMDATRVTAIPWDIIHLPHLFHLALPVDTNLLGTMTDSVVSLWSLCKLNYLQDLYLTISSTPCSGHPEKNMESLGSLLEGHGSLKNIVVSHGPSVKDIVVPGASKVIISWDDLEPPPLLQRFECSPHSCVIFSQIPKWLKELGNLCILKMAVMELQMSSVDILRGLPALIDLSLYVQWAPGERIIFDKAAGFSVLKYFKLRCTSGIPWLKFEADAMPNLWKLTLGFNAIPRMDQHQLIRIEHMPDLKEISVKFGGAAAHIEYAVRSVVSNHPRNPTINMQLVNSSSYGDESTEQSLPINWAPESCAADAVADVEPLRRLSDNLATAFHSPDDFAFLADMCIAMPGAPDLHVHRYMLSVRSPFLHAFFARRASVEGNRLELWELLGEKVEVGYEALQLVLEYLYSARFHVLPRPACVCVDMDGCAHVSCHPVISFMVQVLFVTFTFQITELTNYFQVHIR
- the LOC125526540 gene encoding disease resistance protein RGA5-like isoform X3 — encoded protein: MDLTEKDKEEPSRKRRETRKVLDPVRIAGKKRRNNDDRILEEDYKNVLIDNPTTATVSDPVIESSAKNEVEQSGAQLPVLEDISRLFDGSVSSSLGAMRPLVEKLGILLAPAQEHYKRLPKRIKEGVHLLKDDVEVISSYLDELSELEDPPPVAICWMNEARDLSYDMVSEHGTKTSKIIHVNVPRLPSKPKIAETISEFRIYVQEAFERHDRYKLQCCSTLRRRRFLSAGSMLPMPYDEVAQIVIDGRMNEFICSLAANDTAGQQQLKVVSVLGSGCLGKTTLANVLYERIEMQFECRAFIRVSRKSDMKRLFSDLFSQLHKKQPLPASCNELGISDNTSKHLQHKRYLIVIDDLWDASVWDIIKYAFPNGNCGSRIIITTQIEDVALTCCCDHTEHVFEMKPLDDAHSRMLFFNRLFGSENDCPAEFKQVSNEIIDICGGLPLATMNIASHLANQQTAVSLDLLTYIRDSLRSHLWSSSTSERTRQVLTLSYNNLPHYLKTCLLYLHMYPEGSIIWKDDLSMQWVAEASIVTQKGKGQYQDRLKKAAGICFDELIDRRFIQPSYINYNNEVLSCTVHDVVRELIAHKSAEENFIVVVDYNRKNIALSHKVRRLSLIFGDAKYAKTPENITKSQVRSLRFFGLFDCMPCIRDFKVLRVLNLQLSGHCGLHDPIDLTGISELFQLRYLKIASDVCIKLPNHIRGLQCLETLDVMDATRVTAIPWDIIHLPHLFHLALPVDTNLLGTMTDSVVSLWSLCKLNYLQDLYLTISSTPCSGHPEKNMESLGSLLEGHGSLKNIVVSHGPSVKDIVVPGASKVIISWDDLEPPPLLQRFECSPHSCVIFSQIPKWLKELGNLCILKMAVMELQMSSVDILRGLPALIDLSLYVQWAPGERIIFDKAAGFSVLKYFKLRCTSGIPWLKFEADAMPNLWKLTLGFNAIPRMDQHQLIRIEHMPDLKEISVKFGGAAAHIEYAVRSVVSNHPRNPTINMQLVNSSSYGDESTEQSLPINWAPESCAADAVADVEPLRRLSDNLATAFHSPDDFAFLADMCIAMPGAPDLHVHRYMLSVRSPFLHAFFARRASVEGNRLELWELLGEKVEVGYEALQLVLEYLYSARFHVLPRPACVCVDMDGCAHVSCHPVISFMVQVLFVTFTFQITELTNYFQVHIR